In one window of Heptranchias perlo isolate sHepPer1 chromosome 4, sHepPer1.hap1, whole genome shotgun sequence DNA:
- the LOC137320374 gene encoding octapeptide-repeat protein T2-like: ESARESARERARARASERRERESARERARERERERESARERARERERE, from the exons gagagcgcgagagagagcgcgagagagagagcgcgcgcgcgcgcgagcgagaga cgcgagagagagagcgcgagagagagagcgcgagagagagagcgcgagagagagagcgcgagagagagagcgcgagagagagagcgagag